The Vitis vinifera cultivar Pinot Noir 40024 chromosome 3, ASM3070453v1 region CATATATTTGGAGCTGCAGACGTGGACGCACAGCCTTCAAAGCTGAGGCCAGTCCACTCATGGCGTCCAACGTGTCCAAGAATCAAAACCGTTCTGTTTCTTCTCCTTCTGATTCCAACTCAAGATCTCTTTGGTGAAGTGGGTCGGTGAGGAAAATCAGAGAAAGATGATGAGGGTTGAAGGAAGGGCGTATCAGGAGTTGTCACCTAGTTACTATGGGATTTGTACAGTTGGAGGAATGCTCAGTGCCGGAACGATCCATCTCGCTATCACTCCTCTGGACGTCTTGAAAGTGAATATGCAGGTTTGTTATGTTCCAAAATTGTTGTGGGGTTTCTTCAAAATGTATTGTTTTTGGGTATTTCTGATTCTTTAGTTAGTGGTGTCGTGGGATTGTTTATTTGCTGAATGGAGGTAGGATTTTGGTGGGATGATGGGAGATTCCATTTGGGTTTTCTTAAGGTTTGACAGAATATCATTGGGCATTTCTTATGGAAGTGGTGGGGTTAGAGGTTTACTGATTGCTTACTTATGTTCCATTTATGAGTGTTGTAGGATTAAGACATTGTCTTGTTGATGGGCATTTGTTGTTTCCACTGTTGGTTTAATAAACTATGCTAGTGGTGTGTCTCTTCTTGGAAGATTGTTTGGTAATATTTTGCTTATTTGATTACTTTTTCTTTGATTTAGGTGAACCCAATCAAGTATAATAGTATTACATCAGGTTTGAATACCCTCTGGAAAGAACAAGGTCCTTCTGCCCTATGGAGGGGTTGGTCCGGCAAGTTATTTGGATATGGTGTTCAAGGGGGCTGCAAATTTGGTCTCTATGAATACTTCAAGAGGATTTACTCAGATGTGTTGGTAGATCAAAACAGGAGTGTCATATTCTTTGTCAGCAGTGCTTCTGCTCAAGTATTTGCTGATGTAGCCCTCTGCCCTTTTGAGGCTGTCAAAGTCCGAGTTCAAACACAGCCCCATTTCGCAAAGGGCTTGGCTGATGGGTTCCCAAAATTATATGCAACTGAAGGGCTCTCTGGGTGAGTAAATCTGAATAGAACCATGCCTACCTACCCTTTATGGTTTTGAATTCCTTACCAGTTTATCTTTGGCTGCAGCTTTTACAAAGGACTTTTTCCGCTTTGGGGGCGTAATCTTCCATGTAATTTCTCTACTTCACAGCATCTCttgaaatttcatttgtttgttgTACAGGATCCTAGTGAATGgaatttaataaagtttttcCTAGTGGGTTGATGCATTGGGAAACATGGTGTATTTGTACTTTGGTATAACTAGTATGGTTGATAAGCTCAAACTCTATGGCAAGGACCGATCAATTTTGAGTTGTCTGTCATTGTCGTTTAATAAATGGACTGCTATTCTGTTTTTGTCCTATTGTCTCAAAGTTATTCAAGAGAATAGCATttgaattaaggtttttttttttaaaaaaaaaaacaaaaaatcaaggaAGAATTTGCTATCAGAAAATCTTTTGAATTAGTTGAAGTTGAAGCTTGTAATTTGTTAAGCGGAAAACCAAGCGAAAATCTCATATCCTTAGAATTCCTGGAGGTCCCTTAGCATTTGATTTGATGATAACATTtggaaatatgaaaattgtgatAGTCTTGCATTTCTATGGGAGTAGAACCATATGATCTTATGACACATGCCTTCAGAATGAAGACCCAAGGCCCCATGAATTCTTAACAAGGTTGACCAGTTGGTCTTGCAAGCAAACAAGCTACATGCTTTATTGGCATTCTTCACTCCAAGATATTGTGGTTGTGCCTTATTTGATATTTCTGTATTTGTCTGTTCATAGCACATTTCTTTCATTATTGAGTTGTTTTACTTTGTCTCTGTCAGTCTCTATGACGATGTTTTCAACATTTGAGCATTCAATAGACTTCATATATGACAACattatccaaaaaaagaaagaagattgCTCAGTGGCCCAGCAGCTTGGCGTGACATGTTTGGCGGGCTATGCAGCTGGAGCTTTTGGTACCTTAATCTCTAACCCTGCGGACAACATTGTTTCCTCCCTTTATAACAAAAACGCAGAAAATGTGTTGCAGGTAGTGCTTTTGAATGAAGTTTTTCGTTGGTCCAATCCAAGCACATTATCAAAAGGATATAATTGCATTCATtctgatattttctttttcaggcTGCGAAGAATATTGGGTTTGCTAATTTGTTTACTAGGAGTCTTCCTCTTCGAATTACATTTGTGGGGCCTGTTGTGACATTGCAGTGGTTCTTTTACGACACCATTAAAGTTCTAAGTGGATTGTAAGTGCATTTCTCTTGACTCCTTTCTCCAaaaaatttcttcctttttctgtgATCAACTTGCCTAATCCCCACATCTGACTTAGTCGATTAGACATTGAAATCACATGTTGAGTAAAAGCCTAGTTTGAGTTGAAATGCCctatttgtgtttattttcaaGTGACacctttgatttaatttttagccCTACAAGTGGAGGGCCTGTCAGGCATATCGAAGAAGCTGATAGATCCGCTTAAGCTCGTGGGAATGATAAACTACAGTTTGATCACTTCTTCTGCAACTAcaggaaaaaaatttatcaaccCTGCAGAAACTAACAGCAATTCTTATATAGCTTTTTACAAGACAAAAATATACCTTGGTTTTATGCCCAGATTCTGCAATAAGGGTAGTTCATCAAATTTTCTCTACCGTCTTTACTTCTTTAGGTACCTCATTGCATCTTAGTCCAAGGTTTATTAAATTTTCGGGTTACAACTTTCAGTCACATCTACATGAATCAGCAGGCCAGCTTCATTAGTCACTATCTTTTGATTGTATAGATGTATATGGAAATTTATAATGTAAGCAACTATTTTCGTCTTGGGAGACATTTTGTTCTAGACAATGAAGTGTTTAGGTATGTTGACTTACTTTGTTTTT contains the following coding sequences:
- the LOC100258841 gene encoding mitochondrial phosphate carrier protein 1, mitochondrial; translated protein: MMRVEGRAYQELSPSYYGICTVGGMLSAGTIHLAITPLDVLKVNMQVNPIKYNSITSGLNTLWKEQGPSALWRGWSGKLFGYGVQGGCKFGLYEYFKRIYSDVLVDQNRSVIFFVSSASAQVFADVALCPFEAVKVRVQTQPHFAKGLADGFPKLYATEGLSGFYKGLFPLWGRNLPFSMTMFSTFEHSIDFIYDNIIQKKKEDCSVAQQLGVTCLAGYAAGAFGTLISNPADNIVSSLYNKNAENVLQAAKNIGFANLFTRSLPLRITFVGPVVTLQWFFYDTIKVLSGFPTSGGPVRHIEEADRSA